The following proteins are encoded in a genomic region of Sulfurimonas sp. HSL3-7:
- a CDS encoding 2OG-Fe(II) oxygenase gives MNALLNHEVSAPKVRQISDKIFAEAFLFDLDIAAPLLPSPYAEFPFLVIEGFMDELSCKAILDAAQKAKNAKHAALLSRRKKLNQKIRKTKILTLSPAHKKLYTQSFNRARPQIEHFFSLSLTTSTDVQVLEYTPGSFYKAHADDSNMLVDPDGKVVGFKQVAPQRKISSVLFTSEHSDDVHTPYQFSGGELTFNYFKDKENNTVMFRPKMGTLIVFASNPIYTHEVKTVTEGYRLTLVQWHDALL, from the coding sequence ATGAACGCCCTGTTAAACCATGAAGTATCTGCCCCTAAAGTACGTCAGATCAGTGACAAGATATTCGCCGAAGCGTTTCTCTTTGACCTTGATATCGCAGCGCCCCTGCTCCCTTCACCCTATGCGGAATTCCCGTTTCTGGTCATCGAGGGGTTTATGGATGAGTTAAGCTGTAAAGCGATACTCGATGCAGCGCAAAAAGCTAAAAATGCCAAACATGCCGCGCTGCTGAGCAGAAGGAAAAAGTTAAATCAGAAGATTCGAAAGACGAAGATCCTCACCCTCTCTCCCGCACATAAAAAGCTCTATACCCAGTCTTTCAACCGGGCCCGTCCGCAGATAGAACACTTCTTTTCACTCTCACTGACAACATCAACAGATGTGCAGGTACTCGAATACACCCCCGGCTCTTTCTACAAAGCGCATGCAGACGACTCAAACATGCTGGTCGATCCTGACGGAAAGGTTGTGGGTTTTAAACAGGTCGCGCCGCAGAGAAAGATCAGCAGCGTACTGTTTACAAGCGAACACAGTGACGATGTTCATACTCCCTACCAGTTCAGCGGCGGCGAGCTGACATTCAACTATTTTAAAGACAAAGAAAACAATACGGTTATGTTTAGACCGAAGATGGGGACGCTGATCGTCTTTGCTAGCAACCCTATCTATACCCATGAAGTCAAAACAGTCACCGAGGGCTATCGGCTTACGCTGGTACAGTGGCATGATGCACTGCTCTAA
- a CDS encoding TetR/AcrR family transcriptional regulator, translating to MIKNDYHHGNLREEFLRTAFDFIAEEDVEKLTLKVLSDATGTSRSAIYRHFRSKDALMETVIEKGFEEFDDTISPILGLKSRPLIERFHESGKAYIGFAKKNPNLYRLLFGHKYAAIRESIISIKDDDCSGFGALKLAIEEGQQSGVLKKESSFNRAIAIWSSLHGLSLLIIDGFMDVSSISDELYENVFQDMLSVSVANKVKLLSGIPFGEKILNPKNR from the coding sequence ATGATAAAAAACGACTACCATCATGGAAATCTGAGAGAAGAGTTTTTACGGACAGCTTTTGATTTTATTGCAGAAGAGGATGTCGAAAAACTGACGTTGAAAGTATTGTCTGATGCTACCGGTACTTCAAGGTCAGCAATCTATAGGCATTTCCGTTCGAAAGACGCGCTTATGGAAACTGTCATCGAAAAGGGCTTTGAAGAGTTCGATGACACGATATCGCCTATATTGGGCCTAAAAAGCAGACCTCTGATTGAGAGGTTCCATGAAAGCGGAAAAGCGTATATCGGTTTTGCAAAGAAAAATCCGAATCTTTACAGATTGCTTTTCGGACACAAGTACGCTGCAATCAGAGAAAGTATCATCAGTATAAAAGATGATGACTGCAGCGGTTTCGGCGCCTTGAAACTTGCCATAGAAGAGGGGCAGCAAAGCGGGGTGTTAAAGAAGGAGAGCAGTTTTAACAGAGCTATTGCCATCTGGTCATCGCTTCACGGATTGTCCCTGCTGATCATTGACGGTTTCATGGATGTCAGCAGTATCTCTGATGAGCTCTATGAGAATGTGTTTCAGGACATGCTAAGTGTTTCGGTTGCGAACAAAGTAAAACTTTTATCCGGCATACCCTTCGGTGAAAAAATTCTAAACCCCAAAAACAGATAG
- the polA gene encoding DNA polymerase I, whose protein sequence is MSKTITIIDTFGFFFRSFYALPPLSNKKGFPTGLLTGFTHFIDRIEKEHTTDYLVFALDSKGPTFRNEIDPNYKANRSAPPEELSMQLPIAIEWIEKMGFHAIAKDGFEADDIIASLTIEAKKRGYTVRVVSHDKDLYQLIDDEKVVLVDAIKRKDINEDECFQKYGIHPCQFTDYQAILGDSADNVPGVKGIGKVGAQKLLSQYGTLQNVYDHIDEIKPPGIQKKLREFETDAWMSQKLVTLRTDILEGIDFTPFALPEENPFIPIYDELVEYEMNGILRTLHAKKLVDPEAPPVSPKPKTADEVMAAAKPKKLDLDTRLVTDEKELMALLGGLKSDDIVAFDTETTGLEHTRDHLVGFSFALNDEVAYYVPVAHFYLGVPDQVCKETAQKALRKIFASRVVGHNIKFDLHFVADFLGVETLDIYGDSIVLSWLVNPESKHSLDHLAQEWLDHEMIAFKDTVKKGETFASVELEDAAKYAAEDALITRRLFNILLEKLKLQGAEHLIDLAHSLEFPFITTLLEMERAGIMSDAKSLEKFKEEAKEKLSELTAAIYEAAGGEFNINSPKQLGDILFDKLQLPVGKKRSTDVKVLTALADEHPIIGLILQYREMFKLYSTYIEPLLELNRQSEDGRIHTSFVQTGTATGRLSSKNPNLQNIPTRSELGARIREAFVAPEGKVLIGIDYSQIELRLLAHFSQDSVLVNAFKEDKDIHMQTAIVLFGEEDAPAKRNIAKTVNFGLLYGMGQKKLSDTLGITTKEAKSIIEKYFESFPTVKSYFASIVELSKEQGYVETLLGRRRYFDYAKAVPMVRAAYERESVNTVFQGSAADLIKLSMNKIADVIKKRRLPAKMLLQIHDELIFEADAAEAEAVAKEFKAIMESIVPLNIPLKTSLNLGRHWGELK, encoded by the coding sequence ATGTCTAAGACCATAACGATTATTGATACTTTCGGCTTCTTTTTCAGAAGTTTTTATGCGCTTCCGCCGCTCTCCAACAAAAAAGGGTTTCCGACCGGGCTGTTGACCGGTTTTACCCACTTCATCGACCGTATCGAAAAAGAGCATACGACCGATTATCTTGTTTTTGCTCTCGACTCGAAAGGGCCGACCTTCCGCAACGAAATCGATCCCAACTACAAAGCGAACCGTTCCGCACCACCCGAAGAGCTCTCGATGCAGCTTCCGATTGCGATCGAGTGGATAGAGAAGATGGGCTTTCACGCCATTGCAAAAGATGGCTTTGAGGCAGACGATATCATTGCATCGCTGACGATTGAGGCGAAGAAAAGAGGCTACACCGTACGGGTGGTCTCGCACGACAAAGACCTCTATCAGCTTATCGACGATGAGAAGGTGGTGCTTGTCGATGCGATAAAGCGTAAAGATATCAACGAAGACGAGTGTTTTCAGAAGTACGGCATTCATCCCTGTCAGTTCACCGACTACCAGGCGATACTCGGTGACAGCGCGGATAACGTGCCGGGTGTCAAGGGGATAGGAAAAGTCGGGGCGCAAAAGCTTCTCAGCCAATACGGCACCCTGCAAAACGTCTACGATCACATCGACGAGATTAAACCGCCTGGTATCCAAAAGAAGCTGCGCGAGTTTGAGACCGATGCCTGGATGTCGCAAAAGCTCGTCACCCTTCGCACGGACATTTTGGAGGGGATCGACTTTACCCCGTTCGCCCTGCCTGAAGAGAACCCTTTTATTCCGATCTATGACGAACTGGTCGAGTACGAGATGAACGGGATCCTGCGCACCCTGCATGCCAAAAAACTGGTCGATCCAGAAGCGCCTCCCGTCTCGCCGAAGCCCAAAACAGCCGACGAGGTGATGGCGGCGGCTAAACCCAAAAAGCTGGATCTCGACACCCGTCTTGTCACCGATGAAAAGGAGCTGATGGCACTGCTCGGCGGCCTTAAAAGCGATGATATCGTCGCCTTCGACACCGAGACCACGGGACTGGAACACACCAGAGACCACCTTGTCGGCTTCAGTTTCGCGCTGAACGACGAGGTCGCCTACTATGTGCCGGTCGCCCACTTCTACCTCGGTGTTCCCGACCAGGTCTGCAAAGAGACGGCGCAGAAGGCGCTGCGCAAGATCTTCGCTTCACGCGTTGTCGGTCACAATATCAAGTTCGATCTCCATTTTGTCGCGGATTTTCTCGGGGTCGAGACGCTCGACATTTACGGTGACAGCATTGTGCTCTCCTGGCTGGTGAACCCCGAGAGCAAACATTCGCTCGACCATCTGGCCCAGGAGTGGCTCGATCATGAGATGATCGCCTTCAAGGACACGGTCAAGAAAGGGGAGACCTTCGCTTCTGTCGAGCTGGAAGACGCGGCGAAGTATGCGGCGGAAGATGCCCTTATTACGCGCAGACTTTTTAACATTCTGCTCGAAAAACTCAAGCTGCAGGGTGCGGAACATCTTATCGATCTCGCCCACAGCCTTGAATTTCCGTTTATCACGACGCTTCTTGAGATGGAACGCGCCGGGATCATGAGCGATGCCAAAAGTCTTGAAAAGTTCAAAGAGGAGGCGAAAGAGAAACTCTCCGAACTGACCGCGGCGATCTACGAAGCCGCCGGCGGCGAGTTCAACATCAACTCGCCGAAGCAGCTCGGCGATATTCTCTTCGACAAACTGCAGCTGCCGGTGGGCAAAAAACGGAGTACCGACGTGAAGGTGCTGACTGCCCTGGCTGACGAGCACCCGATTATCGGCCTTATCCTGCAGTACCGGGAGATGTTCAAGCTCTACTCGACCTACATCGAACCGCTGCTGGAACTGAACCGTCAGAGCGAAGACGGGCGCATCCACACCTCGTTTGTTCAGACGGGAACCGCGACGGGGCGTTTGAGCTCCAAAAACCCGAACCTACAGAACATCCCGACCCGTTCGGAACTCGGCGCACGCATCCGCGAGGCCTTTGTCGCGCCGGAAGGCAAGGTGCTGATCGGCATCGACTATTCGCAGATCGAGCTGCGTCTGCTGGCCCACTTCTCGCAGGACAGCGTTCTGGTCAACGCCTTTAAAGAGGACAAAGACATTCACATGCAGACCGCTATCGTCCTCTTCGGCGAAGAGGATGCCCCGGCCAAGCGCAATATCGCTAAAACGGTTAACTTCGGGCTGCTCTACGGCATGGGGCAGAAAAAACTCTCCGACACCCTCGGCATCACGACAAAAGAGGCAAAAAGCATTATCGAGAAGTACTTTGAGAGCTTTCCGACGGTCAAAAGCTATTTTGCCTCCATTGTCGAACTCTCTAAAGAGCAGGGGTACGTTGAGACACTGCTGGGGCGCCGCCGCTATTTCGACTATGCAAAAGCGGTACCGATGGTAAGAGCGGCTTATGAAAGGGAATCGGTCAACACCGTATTCCAGGGCTCGGCTGCCGACCTGATCAAACTCTCCATGAACAAGATCGCCGATGTGATAAAAAAGAGACGACTTCCTGCAAAAATGTTGCTGCAGATACACGATGAGTTGATCTTTGAAGCCGATGCGGCAGAGGCCGAAGCCGTTGCGAAGGAGTTCAAAGCGATCATGGAGTCGATCGTGCCGCTCAATATCCCTTTGAAGACATCGCTTAACCTCGGCAGACATTGGGGTGAGCTCAAGTAG
- a CDS encoding DUF2238 domain-containing protein produces MEVLPAVIAVVVLAFTYRPFRLTPLLYLLILLHCIILMVGGHYTYAEVPLFDDLKEVFGFTRNNYDKLGHIAQGFVPALVAREILIRKQVINGAAWRTFFIVSVCLAISAFYEIIEWWVALATGDNAEAFLALQGYTWDTQSDMWFAVVGAVAGLLLLSRVHDRQLADIEH; encoded by the coding sequence TTGGAGGTTCTTCCCGCCGTTATCGCGGTGGTTGTATTGGCATTTACCTACAGACCGTTCAGGCTGACTCCGCTGCTTTACCTGTTGATACTGCTTCATTGCATCATCCTGATGGTCGGCGGCCACTACACCTATGCGGAAGTCCCTCTGTTTGACGACCTGAAAGAGGTGTTCGGTTTTACACGCAACAACTACGATAAACTCGGCCACATCGCGCAGGGGTTTGTTCCGGCGCTGGTCGCACGGGAGATCCTCATACGAAAACAGGTGATAAACGGTGCTGCCTGGCGGACTTTCTTCATCGTAAGTGTCTGTCTGGCCATCAGTGCTTTCTATGAGATCATTGAGTGGTGGGTGGCGCTGGCCACAGGCGACAATGCCGAAGCCTTCCTGGCCTTGCAGGGGTACACTTGGGACACGCAGTCGGATATGTGGTTTGCGGTGGTCGGGGCTGTCGCCGGACTGCTCCTTTTAAGCAGGGTTCACGACCGGCAGCTTGCTGATATTGAGCATTAA
- a CDS encoding SDR family NAD(P)-dependent oxidoreductase: MKKSILITGCSSGIGYAAAHFLHNNGYEVFATARKADDVKTLREEGFNAFQLDVTDTASIDSALAAVLEQTGGTLYALFNNAGYGQPGALEDVPAEALREQFETNVIGLHEMTRRIIPVMRQQGYGRIIQHSSVLGLISLRFRGAYNASKYAIEGLCDTLRLELDDTDIHVVTLNTGPIHSRFRDNATEKFLHYVDIDKSCFAKEYHEEVLARKAKKSENDPFTKEPIEVIRKVVLALEKPQPKPRYYITAATHLLGTFKRLLPTSWLDKILLKV; the protein is encoded by the coding sequence ATGAAAAAATCCATTTTAATTACAGGCTGTTCCAGCGGCATCGGCTATGCGGCAGCACACTTTCTGCATAACAACGGCTACGAGGTTTTTGCCACGGCACGTAAAGCGGATGATGTCAAAACACTCCGTGAGGAGGGGTTCAACGCCTTTCAACTCGATGTGACCGACACCGCTTCCATCGACAGCGCCCTGGCCGCCGTCTTGGAGCAGACGGGCGGCACGCTCTATGCCCTTTTCAACAATGCCGGCTACGGGCAGCCCGGCGCCCTGGAGGATGTACCGGCAGAGGCCCTTCGCGAACAGTTTGAGACCAATGTCATCGGTCTGCATGAGATGACAAGACGCATCATCCCTGTGATGCGGCAACAGGGCTACGGGCGCATTATTCAGCACTCCTCCGTACTCGGCCTCATCTCACTGCGTTTTCGCGGTGCCTATAATGCCAGCAAATATGCCATTGAAGGGCTTTGCGATACCCTCCGGCTGGAACTTGACGATACCGACATCCATGTCGTCACGCTTAACACGGGTCCTATCCACTCCAGGTTCCGCGACAATGCGACCGAGAAGTTTCTGCACTATGTCGACATCGACAAGAGCTGTTTTGCTAAAGAGTACCATGAAGAGGTCCTGGCACGCAAAGCGAAAAAAAGCGAGAACGACCCCTTTACCAAAGAGCCTATCGAGGTCATCAGAAAAGTGGTTCTGGCGCTTGAAAAGCCTCAACCGAAGCCGCGCTACTATATTACCGCGGCAACACACCTTTTAGGCACGTTCAAACGTTTACTGCCGACATCGTGGCTCGACAAAATCCTGTTGAAGGTCTAA
- a CDS encoding hydrolase: METNALPRYDMSDNPTNCCPRFKPEGWDEQELHFKDKLFLKATTRSLFHIPLNMGSVFPKTFEAIEKAEAQEMEQFIVLSYDPSAWRGEHYFAVTKAVPGQEMVKMNGDFLTKVFEGPYKDAPKFEKEMEIFVKSRGKEAKKTYFFYTTCPKCAKFYGKNYMVAVTEVE; the protein is encoded by the coding sequence ATGGAGACCAATGCTTTACCCAGATACGATATGAGCGACAACCCTACAAACTGCTGCCCAAGGTTCAAGCCTGAAGGGTGGGATGAACAGGAGCTGCACTTTAAAGACAAACTTTTTCTCAAGGCGACAACCCGAAGTCTCTTCCACATCCCGCTGAACATGGGCTCTGTTTTCCCAAAAACCTTTGAAGCCATAGAAAAAGCAGAGGCGCAGGAGATGGAACAGTTTATTGTCCTCTCCTATGACCCCTCTGCCTGGCGGGGCGAACACTATTTCGCCGTCACCAAAGCAGTGCCGGGGCAGGAGATGGTAAAGATGAACGGCGATTTTCTGACAAAGGTCTTTGAAGGGCCCTACAAAGATGCTCCGAAGTTCGAAAAAGAGATGGAGATCTTTGTCAAAAGCCGGGGGAAAGAGGCCAAGAAAACGTACTTCTTCTACACGACATGCCCGAAGTGTGCGAAATTCTACGGCAAAAACTATATGGTTGCTGTCACCGAGGTCGAATAA
- the msrA gene encoding peptide-methionine (S)-S-oxide reductase MsrA, whose amino-acid sequence MGKILLILLTLATSLLLHAEDKEGLQKAYFAGGCFWGVEYYMEKLPGVNDVVSGFMGGHLANPSYRDVVFKKTGHLETVEVIYDPKKISYETLAKNFFEIHDFTQTDGQGPDIGEQYLSVIFYSDADEKAVAEKLVSILTKKGYKVATAIRKAETFYKAEGYHQDYYERHGKLPYCHGYKKIFD is encoded by the coding sequence ATGGGAAAGATACTCTTGATATTATTGACATTGGCAACGTCACTGCTGCTGCATGCAGAGGATAAAGAAGGACTCCAGAAGGCCTATTTTGCGGGCGGCTGCTTTTGGGGCGTTGAGTACTACATGGAGAAACTGCCCGGTGTTAACGATGTGGTCTCCGGGTTTATGGGCGGGCATCTTGCGAACCCCTCCTACCGGGATGTCGTCTTCAAAAAGACCGGCCATCTAGAGACGGTAGAGGTGATCTATGATCCGAAAAAGATCAGCTACGAGACCCTTGCCAAAAATTTCTTCGAGATCCACGACTTTACGCAGACCGACGGGCAGGGCCCCGATATCGGCGAGCAGTACCTATCTGTCATTTTTTACAGCGATGCGGATGAGAAGGCGGTTGCCGAGAAACTGGTCTCTATTTTGACGAAGAAGGGCTACAAGGTGGCGACAGCGATCCGCAAGGCCGAGACCTTCTACAAGGCAGAGGGGTATCACCAGGATTATTACGAACGTCACGGGAAACTGCCTTACTGCCACGGGTACAAAAAAATATTTGATTGA
- a CDS encoding outer membrane lipoprotein-sorting protein, whose product MKNILLVSVLSVGLFAQSSADIARKSYEAISGYGSSVSKTTMILKNAQGVENTRKLEIKKLETDDGDRSLISFLYPLDIKNTKLLSFEQIGGDDRQWLYLPALKRVKRISASNRSGSFMASEFSYEDIASQNYKNYTYEGEAQKINKDGLEYFQITRVPKDKNSGYSRQVVYIDTKSYLARFGEYYDKQNRLLKEVTFSEYRKLDNLYRIQKINMHNVQSGKSSLLIWDQDEIKAGLKPYDFSKRALK is encoded by the coding sequence ATGAAAAACATACTACTAGTGTCGGTACTGAGTGTGGGCTTGTTTGCCCAAAGTTCTGCAGATATTGCCAGAAAGTCGTACGAAGCGATATCGGGATATGGAAGCAGTGTCTCTAAGACCACGATGATTCTCAAAAATGCGCAAGGCGTTGAGAATACCAGGAAACTGGAGATCAAAAAGCTGGAGACAGATGACGGGGATAGATCGCTGATAAGTTTTTTATACCCGCTTGATATTAAAAATACCAAACTGCTGAGTTTCGAACAGATAGGAGGAGACGACAGGCAGTGGCTCTACCTGCCTGCCCTTAAAAGGGTGAAACGGATCAGCGCAAGCAACCGATCCGGCTCTTTTATGGCGAGTGAGTTCAGCTACGAAGACATCGCCTCGCAAAACTATAAAAACTATACCTATGAGGGCGAAGCCCAAAAAATCAACAAAGACGGGCTCGAGTATTTTCAGATCACAAGAGTTCCAAAAGACAAAAACAGCGGGTACTCCAGACAGGTTGTCTACATCGATACCAAAAGTTACCTGGCAAGATTCGGAGAGTATTACGACAAGCAGAACAGACTGCTGAAAGAAGTGACCTTTTCAGAGTATCGAAAGCTTGACAATCTCTATCGCATCCAAAAGATCAACATGCACAATGTTCAGAGCGGCAAAAGCAGTCTGCTGATCTGGGATCAGGATGAGATCAAAGCGGGACTGAAGCCTTACGACTTTTCAAAAAGAGCACTTAAATGA
- a CDS encoding DUF4405 domain-containing protein, producing the protein MKKITSLSLGLSFLIMSYTGIMLFLTPHGRVAYWSDWHLWGLTKTQYAELHTTSMLTFLFFGAWHIYYNWKPIISYLKDANRKISFTKREFVIALLINLFFVAGTLYPVHPMKAFLQMGDKIKESWAKQYGEPPYGHAEETKLRVLCQKLNIDLDQAKEILQKNNIVFKEDESLLTIAENNHMSPSDIFKLIRTEKPHGEDENIPSGLGRKTLQELSDMKKIDLNRSIELLKAKGIDEVTPDSKIKNIADELGVMPVEVYKLLADQSR; encoded by the coding sequence ATGAAAAAGATAACCTCGTTGAGCCTGGGGCTCTCCTTTCTGATCATGAGCTACACCGGCATCATGCTCTTTCTAACGCCGCACGGGCGTGTCGCCTACTGGAGTGACTGGCATCTGTGGGGATTGACGAAGACACAGTATGCAGAGCTTCACACGACCTCGATGCTGACTTTCCTTTTCTTCGGTGCCTGGCATATCTACTATAACTGGAAGCCGATTATCAGTTACCTCAAAGATGCCAACAGAAAGATCTCTTTTACCAAAAGGGAGTTTGTGATCGCGCTTTTGATCAACCTCTTTTTCGTTGCCGGTACACTCTACCCGGTCCACCCGATGAAGGCCTTTCTTCAGATGGGGGACAAGATCAAAGAGTCCTGGGCCAAGCAGTACGGTGAGCCGCCTTACGGCCATGCAGAGGAGACGAAACTGCGAGTGTTATGTCAGAAACTGAACATAGACCTTGACCAGGCAAAAGAGATCCTGCAAAAAAACAACATTGTCTTTAAGGAAGACGAATCACTGCTGACCATTGCCGAAAACAACCATATGAGCCCCAGTGATATCTTCAAGCTGATCAGAACAGAGAAGCCGCATGGCGAAGATGAGAATATCCCCTCCGGGCTGGGCCGAAAAACCCTGCAGGAATTAAGCGACATGAAAAAGATCGATCTCAACCGCTCGATTGAACTTTTAAAGGCAAAAGGGATTGATGAGGTTACCCCCGACAGCAAGATAAAGAACATTGCCGACGAGTTGGGTGTGATGCCTGTGGAAGTGTACAAGTTGCTGGCTGATCAGAGCAGATGA
- a CDS encoding MMPL family transporter encodes MDGYLHFLDRQKYKLLVLATLTVALLSISLKDLAYEGSYRIWFDKESKIIHDYEHFRTSFSGDDTFIVAFKDEEGIFSEKAVNTILTLTEQFKNIDGVRKVDSLTNYQYIRSEDDEIIVEDFISTPEHLQEKKRLALQDTLILNQLISGDALTTMIAVRLSDTTGGDEAVNIYVMKKLEEITGSVSKKNGYTFHITGAPAITASLVTVSRSDAMVLMPLAVVMVLSILSILFRSVVGVLVPSVVIVFTFLTVLSMQMILGYKLNNFTVNIPSFITAIAIADSMHLYLAWVYYKMKEMANREAVSIALKTNILPIALTSFTTAAGFASLGLSAIEPISTLGIAITTGAVLAFVFSITLVPAILLTLKDDYAVKPITFLNLLSTKGYGAFVVRHDRKIIYGFAVVLLTLGFGISFVKVDSNSIKFFSSDTVVRSGSDFIEKNLTGSIVYEIILDSKEKEGVKNPEFLNTVARFEKALKSKFSNVRFSTSLKDIVVRMQKVLNEDSPSILPQEQELVAQYLLLYSMSLPQGMELNDKIDTTERFLRLSIHTDIVDTSKDLQMIAWIKKWWLKNGRYSADVQGQTAIFAYMQSSVTDTLLISISVTLLIVLLCMLIIFKNIKMLWLFILPNIAPVLLVAGVMGYLGINIDLGIAISAAVILGIAVDDTIHFFSKYLDAIKTKSFEESIDYVISHSGNAMILTTFILSLTFALFGVSSFIPNVNFSIVTVSALNIALLLDLLLLPALLSLFYRKGV; translated from the coding sequence ATGGATGGATACCTGCACTTTTTAGATCGGCAAAAATATAAGCTTTTAGTTTTAGCGACTCTCACTGTCGCCTTGTTGTCGATCTCTTTAAAAGATCTGGCATATGAGGGGAGCTACCGAATCTGGTTTGATAAAGAGTCAAAGATCATACACGATTATGAGCATTTCAGGACATCCTTCAGCGGCGATGACACATTCATCGTCGCTTTTAAAGATGAGGAGGGAATATTTTCCGAAAAGGCCGTCAATACTATTTTGACCTTAACGGAACAGTTCAAAAATATTGACGGTGTCAGAAAGGTCGACAGCCTGACAAATTATCAGTATATCCGCTCAGAAGATGATGAGATCATCGTAGAAGATTTCATAAGCACCCCGGAACACCTGCAAGAAAAAAAGCGGCTGGCTTTGCAGGACACGCTGATCCTGAACCAACTGATAAGCGGTGATGCCCTTACCACCATGATAGCTGTCAGGCTTTCCGATACAACGGGCGGAGATGAAGCGGTCAATATCTATGTGATGAAGAAGCTCGAAGAGATAACCGGCAGCGTTTCCAAGAAAAACGGCTATACATTCCATATCACCGGTGCCCCTGCGATCACCGCTTCGCTTGTGACTGTCTCACGCAGTGATGCCATGGTCCTTATGCCGCTTGCCGTTGTTATGGTATTGAGTATCTTATCGATCCTTTTTAGAAGTGTCGTCGGGGTGTTGGTTCCGTCAGTCGTAATCGTTTTTACTTTTTTGACCGTGCTCAGTATGCAGATGATACTGGGATACAAACTCAATAACTTTACAGTAAACATCCCCTCTTTTATTACGGCCATAGCTATTGCCGATTCCATGCACCTCTATCTTGCATGGGTCTATTACAAGATGAAAGAGATGGCCAACAGAGAGGCCGTCTCTATTGCGTTAAAAACGAATATTCTGCCGATAGCCTTGACATCTTTCACGACAGCCGCCGGATTTGCCTCACTGGGGTTAAGCGCCATTGAACCGATCTCGACCTTGGGTATTGCCATAACAACGGGGGCTGTTCTGGCGTTTGTTTTCAGTATCACCCTTGTTCCGGCTATTCTGCTGACCCTGAAAGATGATTATGCGGTCAAGCCGATAACATTTTTAAACCTGTTGAGCACAAAAGGCTACGGTGCTTTTGTCGTCAGACATGACAGAAAGATCATCTATGGTTTTGCCGTTGTACTCCTGACACTGGGTTTCGGCATAAGTTTTGTCAAAGTGGACAGCAACAGTATCAAGTTCTTTTCGTCCGATACCGTCGTGCGGAGCGGCAGCGACTTTATAGAGAAAAACCTGACCGGATCGATAGTCTATGAGATCATTTTGGATTCGAAAGAGAAAGAAGGTGTAAAAAACCCGGAGTTTTTGAACACGGTAGCAAGGTTTGAAAAAGCACTTAAGTCCAAATTTTCGAATGTACGGTTCAGCACCTCACTGAAAGATATTGTTGTCCGCATGCAAAAGGTACTAAACGAAGACTCCCCGAGCATTCTGCCACAAGAGCAGGAGTTGGTCGCGCAGTACCTGCTGCTGTACTCAATGAGCCTGCCTCAGGGGATGGAACTCAACGATAAGATCGACACGACAGAACGGTTTCTAAGACTCTCTATCCATACCGATATTGTGGATACGTCAAAAGATCTGCAAATGATAGCGTGGATAAAAAAGTGGTGGCTGAAAAACGGTCGGTACAGCGCTGATGTACAGGGGCAGACAGCTATTTTCGCCTACATGCAGTCGAGTGTAACCGATACGCTCTTGATCTCTATCTCCGTTACGCTTTTGATCGTGCTGTTGTGTATGCTGATCATTTTTAAAAACATCAAGATGCTCTGGCTTTTCATCCTGCCGAACATAGCACCCGTACTATTGGTAGCCGGCGTCATGGGGTATTTGGGGATAAATATAGATTTGGGCATAGCCATCTCGGCCGCTGTTATTCTGGGCATAGCTGTCGACGACACTATTCACTTTTTCAGCAAGTACCTGGATGCGATCAAAACTAAAAGTTTTGAAGAGAGCATCGATTACGTCATCAGTCACAGCGGCAACGCAATGATTTTGACCACCTTTATCTTATCGTTGACATTTGCCCTCTTCGGTGTCAGCAGCTTTATTCCGAACGTCAATTTTTCAATCGTGACGGTCAGCGCTTTAAATATTGCGCTGTTGTTGGACCTGTTGTTGTTGCCTGCGTTGTTGAGTCTGTTTTACAGAAAGGGTGTTTAA